A window of Polaribacter litorisediminis contains these coding sequences:
- the pheT gene encoding phenylalanine--tRNA ligase subunit beta, with product MKISYNWLKQFLKINWDTERIGELLTDLGLEVEGIETKESIKGSLKGVVVGQVLTCIKHPNADRLKVTTVDLGNENIVQIVCGAPNVAAGQKVPVATVGTILYDEKGEGFTIKKGKIRGEESHGMICAEDELGLGKDHEGILVLDEKLEAGTLVSEVFKIKTDYVFEIGLTPNRSDAMSHYGVARDVRAGLIQKELNLELISPSVSDFHVDERTLRFDVEVEDKDLVPRYCGITITHVTVKDSPEWIQNRLKAIGLTPKNNIVDITNYVLHELGQPLHAFDAQKVRGNKIIVKNLKEGTKFTTLDEVERTLSADDIMICDADSNPLCIGGVFGGLKSGVTEHTTSIFLESAYFNPVSIRKTAKRHALNTDASFRFERGIDINMTEYALKRAALLIEKYAGGKLASDISDFYPIKMNDFQVFLSYKNAYRLIGQEIPKDEIKNILASLEIKINSETEGGLGLTIPSYRTDVQREADIIEEILRVYGYNNIEFSYKLNTSISFDSNIETKVENIVANQLTALGFNETMANSLTKPAYVNLSKNINEEANVKMLNPLSNDLGVLRQSMLFSGLESVSYNLNRKNNSLKFYEFGKTYHLYNDKYQEDKHLTLFVTGNRTKESWKTNTNTSDFFYLKGVITAILERLGIHNLKGSPAKSDVFSEGITLSLGKIKLAEFGVVKRTILKDFGIKQEVLFADIHWDNVLKFSGKKNIKVASLTKFPAVKRDLALLINSKTEFKEVYNLAFQSERKMLKEVDLFDVYEGDKLPEGKKSYAVSFVLQDDNKTLEDKQIDKIMQKLQQSFENKLDAVLR from the coding sequence ATGAAAATATCATACAACTGGTTAAAACAATTCCTTAAAATTAATTGGGATACTGAAAGAATAGGTGAATTGCTTACTGATTTAGGTTTAGAAGTAGAAGGCATTGAAACCAAAGAATCTATAAAAGGAAGTTTAAAAGGTGTTGTTGTTGGTCAAGTTTTAACATGTATTAAGCATCCAAATGCAGACAGACTAAAGGTTACTACCGTAGATTTAGGAAATGAAAATATTGTTCAAATTGTTTGTGGTGCTCCTAATGTTGCCGCAGGACAGAAAGTTCCAGTAGCAACGGTTGGTACTATTTTATATGATGAAAAAGGAGAAGGCTTTACAATAAAAAAAGGAAAAATTAGAGGAGAAGAAAGTCATGGAATGATTTGCGCTGAAGATGAATTAGGCCTTGGTAAAGATCATGAGGGTATTCTTGTTTTAGATGAAAAACTAGAAGCAGGTACTTTAGTCTCTGAAGTCTTTAAAATTAAAACCGATTATGTTTTCGAAATCGGTTTAACCCCAAATAGGTCTGACGCTATGAGCCATTATGGAGTGGCTAGAGATGTACGAGCTGGTTTAATTCAAAAGGAATTAAATTTAGAATTAATTTCGCCTTCCGTAAGTGATTTTCATGTAGATGAAAGAACTTTACGTTTTGATGTAGAGGTAGAAGATAAAGATTTAGTGCCTCGTTATTGCGGAATTACCATCACGCATGTGACGGTAAAAGATTCCCCAGAATGGATTCAAAATAGGTTAAAAGCGATTGGGTTAACTCCTAAAAATAATATTGTAGACATCACCAATTATGTGTTACATGAATTAGGGCAGCCTTTGCATGCTTTTGATGCTCAAAAAGTTAGAGGTAATAAAATTATTGTAAAAAACTTAAAAGAAGGTACAAAATTTACAACATTAGATGAAGTAGAAAGAACGCTTTCTGCAGATGATATTATGATTTGTGATGCGGATTCAAATCCGCTTTGTATTGGTGGTGTTTTTGGCGGATTAAAATCAGGAGTTACAGAACATACAACTTCTATATTTTTAGAAAGTGCTTATTTTAATCCAGTTTCCATCAGAAAAACAGCAAAGAGACATGCATTAAATACAGATGCCTCTTTTCGTTTTGAAAGAGGAATTGACATCAACATGACAGAGTATGCCTTAAAGCGCGCTGCGTTATTAATTGAAAAATATGCGGGAGGAAAGTTAGCTTCTGATATTTCTGATTTTTATCCAATTAAAATGAATGATTTTCAGGTGTTTTTATCTTATAAAAATGCATATCGCTTAATAGGTCAAGAAATACCAAAGGATGAAATTAAAAATATTTTAGCATCTTTAGAAATTAAAATTAACAGCGAAACTGAAGGAGGTTTGGGCTTAACAATACCTTCTTATAGAACAGATGTACAAAGAGAAGCAGATATTATAGAAGAGATTTTAAGAGTATATGGCTATAATAATATTGAATTTTCATACAAATTAAATACTTCAATTTCTTTTGATTCTAATATAGAAACAAAAGTAGAAAATATTGTTGCCAATCAATTAACAGCGCTCGGTTTTAATGAAACCATGGCAAACTCCTTGACAAAACCAGCATATGTAAATTTATCTAAAAATATTAATGAAGAAGCCAATGTAAAAATGCTAAACCCATTAAGTAACGATTTAGGTGTATTGCGACAATCAATGCTGTTTAGTGGTTTAGAATCGGTTTCTTATAATTTAAATAGAAAAAACAACTCTCTAAAATTTTATGAATTTGGTAAAACATATCATTTGTATAATGATAAATATCAAGAAGATAAGCATTTAACACTTTTTGTTACGGGTAATAGAACCAAAGAATCTTGGAAAACAAACACAAATACTTCTGATTTCTTTTACCTAAAAGGAGTTATTACAGCTATTTTAGAAAGATTAGGAATTCATAATTTAAAAGGTTCACCAGCAAAAAGTGATGTTTTTTCTGAGGGAATTACCTTGAGTTTAGGGAAAATTAAATTAGCTGAATTTGGTGTTGTAAAACGGACTATTTTAAAAGACTTCGGAATTAAACAAGAGGTTTTATTTGCAGATATTCATTGGGATAATGTTTTAAAATTTTCAGGAAAAAAGAATATAAAAGTTGCTAGTTTAACAAAGTTTCCGGCTGTAAAAAGAGACTTAGCTTTGTTGATAAATTCTAAAACTGAATTTAAAGAAGTCTATAATTTAGCATTTCAATCAGAAAGAAAAATGTTAAAAGAAGTAGATTTATTTGATGTTTATGAAGGTGATAAATTGCCAGAAGGTAAAAAATCGTATGCTGTTAGTTTTGTGTTACAAGATGATAATAAAACATTAGAGGACAAGCAAATAGATAAAATAATGCAAAAACTACAACAAAGTTTTGAAAATAAATTAGATGCTGTTTTGAGATAA
- a CDS encoding quinone-dependent dihydroorotate dehydrogenase, giving the protein MYKLIIRPILFLFDPEKVHYFTFSLIRVLCKIPFVPDLFRSLYQVKDKKLERTLFGLTFKNPVGLAAGFDKNAVLYNELANFGFGFIEIGTVTPKGQIGNPKKRLFRLKDDQGIINRMGFNNDGLEVAIQQLKKNKGTVIIGGNIGKNTQTLPENYTTDYLECFKGLHPYVDYFVLNVSCPNVGSHAKLNDKAYLLELISACQKLNNQQEKQKPILLKIAPDLNNAQLDEIIELVAETKIDGVIASNTSTTRDNLKASKERLQEIGNGGVSGQPIKNQSTKVIQYLAKHSNKSFPIIGVGGIHSAEDALEKIKAGADLVQIYTGFIYEGPSLIKKINKAILSN; this is encoded by the coding sequence ATGTATAAATTAATAATACGTCCAATTTTATTTCTTTTTGATCCAGAAAAGGTTCACTATTTTACATTTTCATTGATTAGAGTTTTATGTAAAATTCCTTTTGTCCCAGACCTTTTCAGAAGTTTATATCAAGTTAAAGATAAAAAATTAGAGCGTACTTTATTTGGCTTAACATTTAAAAATCCTGTTGGTTTGGCTGCTGGGTTTGATAAAAATGCAGTTTTATATAATGAATTGGCCAATTTTGGTTTTGGTTTCATAGAAATTGGTACGGTAACACCCAAAGGTCAAATTGGGAATCCGAAGAAAAGATTATTTCGATTAAAGGATGATCAAGGAATTATAAATAGAATGGGCTTTAATAATGACGGATTAGAAGTTGCTATTCAGCAATTAAAAAAGAACAAAGGCACTGTAATTATTGGCGGGAATATTGGAAAAAACACACAAACTTTACCAGAAAATTATACTACAGATTATTTAGAATGTTTTAAAGGTTTGCATCCTTATGTAGACTATTTTGTTTTAAATGTTAGTTGCCCAAATGTAGGGAGTCATGCAAAATTAAATGACAAAGCCTATTTATTAGAGTTAATTTCAGCTTGTCAGAAATTGAATAATCAACAAGAAAAGCAGAAACCAATTCTTCTTAAAATTGCTCCAGATTTAAATAATGCACAACTAGATGAAATTATAGAGTTGGTTGCAGAAACAAAGATTGATGGTGTAATTGCATCAAACACATCGACTACTAGAGATAATTTAAAAGCTTCTAAAGAACGTTTGCAAGAAATTGGAAATGGTGGTGTAAGCGGACAGCCTATTAAAAATCAGAGTACAAAAGTAATTCAATATTTAGCGAAACATTCTAACAAATCATTTCCGATTATTGGAGTAGGAGGAATTCATTCTGCAGAAGATGCTTTAGAAAAAATTAAAGCAGGTGCAGATTTAGTGCAGATTTATACAGGCTTTATTTATGAAGGTCCAAGCTTGATAAAAAAAATTAATAAAGCGATTTTATCTAATTGA
- a CDS encoding DHH family phosphoesterase, with translation MILKGFEALKSFLEEPRNIVIIGHRNPDGDAIGSALALKHYLDKKGHLATVVMPNEYPYFLHWLPGSETTYKFDRQNSQSKKAIDHSDLIFLLDFNTLHRVGYDMKNTLDAYPNDFAMIDHHQQPDEVTYMYSDTEICSTCQMLYQFIDMNHDLELIDATIATCLYTGIMTDTGSFRFKSTTSKTHRIVADLIDKGAKNDRIHNNVYDANSYNRLLLLGQALSNLQILPSFKTAYITLTCEEKKRFDFQKGDTEGIVNYALSLKGIIFAAIFIEDSEQQIIKISFRSKGDFSVNKFSRNHFEGGGHDNAAGGKSDKSMTETVTKFISLLSEYQTELEQSYEV, from the coding sequence ATGATTTTAAAAGGATTTGAAGCATTAAAAAGCTTTCTTGAGGAACCAAGAAATATTGTAATTATTGGGCATAGAAATCCGGATGGAGACGCCATAGGATCGGCATTAGCCTTAAAGCATTATTTGGATAAAAAAGGGCATTTAGCAACCGTTGTAATGCCCAACGAGTATCCATATTTTTTACATTGGTTGCCAGGATCTGAAACTACTTACAAATTTGATCGGCAAAATAGCCAGTCTAAAAAAGCAATTGATCATTCGGATCTAATTTTTCTTTTAGATTTTAATACGTTGCATCGAGTTGGTTATGACATGAAAAATACTTTGGATGCCTATCCAAATGATTTTGCGATGATAGATCATCATCAACAACCCGATGAAGTGACTTATATGTATTCCGATACAGAAATTTGTTCTACTTGCCAAATGTTGTATCAGTTTATCGATATGAATCACGATTTAGAATTGATTGATGCTACTATTGCAACGTGTTTATACACAGGTATTATGACAGATACGGGGTCTTTTAGATTTAAATCTACCACAAGTAAAACACATAGAATTGTAGCAGATTTAATTGATAAAGGCGCAAAAAACGATAGAATACATAATAATGTATATGATGCTAATTCTTACAATAGACTTTTATTATTAGGGCAAGCTTTAAGTAATTTACAAATCTTACCCTCTTTTAAAACTGCGTATATTACGTTAACCTGTGAAGAAAAAAAACGTTTCGACTTCCAAAAAGGGGATACAGAAGGTATTGTAAACTATGCGCTTTCTTTAAAAGGCATAATTTTTGCAGCTATTTTTATTGAAGACAGTGAGCAACAAATTATTAAAATTTCGTTTAGATCTAAAGGGGATTTTTCGGTAAACAAATTTTCTAGAAACCATTTTGAGGGAGGTGGCCATGATAATGCAGCTGGCGGAAAATCGGATAAATCAATGACAGAGACGGTTACAAAATTCATTTCTTTATTATCCGAATATCAAACAGAATTAGAGCAATCTTATGAGGTATAG
- a CDS encoding peptidylprolyl isomerase, giving the protein MKKIIYVFLVFSLITACQSAKYKDLKEGLYAEIKTNKGDVLLQLYSNDVPMTVANFVSLAEGTNTRTPDSIRGDHFYDGIRFHRVVNSFIIQGGDPTETGRGTAGYRFGDEFTKDKNGALLYKHDDAGILSMANSGPDSNGSQFFITHKPIPHLDGKHSVFGKTIVNSTQLLALKSQFKDSIQLEKAIDSLRMVVVNNIQQFDTINTIEIIRIGPKAKSFDGGKIFEAEFIKHTENQKDKQQQLANAETARYSKYLEDKKVFLSKMNESKAEKTDSGLRFLMLKSNPSGKKVVDNKPIKCHFDLYTADGTKIQSTRESGIPFIFQLDDAEKPMITGFKEGTAKMREGEKARLFIPYYIGFGEAKYGPFPAKSDLVFEIEILEISK; this is encoded by the coding sequence ATGAAAAAAATAATTTATGTTTTTCTTGTTTTTTCGCTAATTACCGCTTGTCAGTCTGCCAAATACAAAGACTTAAAAGAGGGGCTGTATGCAGAGATTAAAACCAATAAAGGTGATGTCTTGTTACAGTTATATTCAAATGATGTTCCTATGACGGTGGCAAACTTTGTTTCTTTAGCAGAAGGAACAAATACCCGAACTCCAGACTCTATTCGAGGAGATCATTTTTATGATGGTATTCGTTTTCATAGAGTTGTAAACAGCTTTATCATTCAAGGAGGAGATCCAACAGAAACAGGAAGAGGTACTGCAGGTTATCGATTTGGTGATGAATTTACAAAAGATAAAAACGGTGCATTATTATACAAACATGATGATGCAGGTATTTTGTCTATGGCAAACAGTGGACCAGACTCTAACGGAAGTCAGTTTTTTATCACTCACAAACCAATACCTCATTTAGATGGTAAGCATTCGGTTTTTGGAAAAACGATTGTGAATTCTACCCAATTATTAGCCTTAAAAAGTCAATTTAAAGATTCTATACAATTAGAAAAAGCAATTGATTCTTTGAGAATGGTTGTTGTAAATAACATTCAACAATTTGATACGATTAACACTATTGAAATCATCAGGATTGGTCCAAAAGCGAAGTCTTTTGATGGAGGTAAAATTTTTGAAGCTGAATTCATTAAGCATACTGAAAATCAGAAAGATAAGCAGCAGCAGCTTGCCAATGCAGAAACTGCTAGATATTCTAAGTATTTAGAGGATAAAAAAGTTTTTTTATCAAAAATGAACGAATCAAAAGCAGAAAAGACAGATTCTGGTTTGAGATTTTTAATGCTAAAAAGTAATCCATCAGGAAAAAAAGTAGTAGATAACAAGCCAATTAAGTGCCATTTTGATTTATATACCGCAGATGGTACTAAAATTCAATCCACTAGAGAAAGTGGAATTCCTTTTATTTTTCAGTTAGATGATGCCGAAAAACCAATGATTACTGGTTTTAAAGAAGGGACTGCTAAAATGAGAGAAGGAGAAAAGGCTAGGTTGTTTATACCTTATTATATCGGTTTTGGCGAAGCTAAATATGGCCCTTTTCCTGCAAAATCAGATTTAGTTTTCGAAATAGAAATTTTAGAAATAAGTAAATAA
- a CDS encoding alkaline phosphatase D family protein has product MKNIFFTLGTLLFLSLYSCKSTKENTTKITNHKVDFTIAFGSCNKQYKPNILWKEIKKNNPDLWIWGGDNIYSDTDDMTKMKSDYDDLKKQKGYAELTENIPVLATWDDHDYGFNDSGTEFHKKKEAQKLFLDFFNVDANSPRRNQEGIYYSQEFKTAKGTIKVIVLDTRYFRTPLIKATNITKKRYIPNEDTNSSVLGKQQWNWFKNELNTSKADFNIVVSSIQVLAAEHGFETWGNFPNDVKKLKNSIIDSKAKGVFIVSGDRHLSEFSKIKVDNLTYPLIDFTSSGLTHAYTNFVSEPNQYRVQNVISEISFGLLLFNFDNKSVSMQMRGKDNILLQEINQVYP; this is encoded by the coding sequence ATGAAAAATATTTTTTTTACACTCGGTACTCTTTTATTTTTAAGTTTATATTCTTGTAAATCAACTAAAGAAAATACAACCAAAATTACCAATCACAAAGTTGATTTTACCATTGCTTTTGGTTCTTGTAATAAGCAATACAAACCGAATATTCTATGGAAAGAAATCAAAAAAAATAATCCAGATTTATGGATTTGGGGTGGCGACAATATATATAGTGACACCGATGATATGACTAAAATGAAAAGTGATTATGATGATTTAAAAAAGCAAAAAGGGTATGCGGAACTTACTGAGAATATTCCTGTTTTAGCTACTTGGGATGATCATGATTATGGTTTTAACGATAGCGGAACTGAATTTCATAAAAAAAAGGAAGCCCAAAAATTATTTTTAGATTTTTTTAACGTTGATGCAAACAGTCCGAGAAGAAATCAAGAAGGAATTTATTACTCTCAAGAATTTAAAACAGCAAAAGGAACTATTAAAGTAATTGTTTTAGATACTCGATATTTTAGAACTCCATTGATAAAAGCCACTAACATCACAAAAAAGCGATACATTCCAAATGAAGACACGAACAGTTCCGTTTTAGGAAAGCAACAGTGGAACTGGTTTAAAAATGAATTGAATACGTCTAAAGCAGATTTTAACATCGTTGTAAGTAGCATTCAGGTTTTGGCTGCTGAACATGGTTTTGAAACTTGGGGTAATTTTCCGAATGATGTAAAAAAACTAAAAAATAGTATTATAGACAGCAAAGCAAAAGGTGTTTTTATTGTTTCAGGAGATCGACATTTATCTGAATTTTCTAAAATTAAGGTAGACAACTTAACATATCCTTTAATCGATTTTACGTCCAGCGGATTAACACATGCGTACACTAATTTTGTTTCAGAACCGAACCAATATCGAGTTCAGAATGTAATTTCAGAAATAAGTTTTGGTTTATTGCTATTTAATTTTGATAACAAATCTGTTTCCATGCAAATGAGAGGTAAAGACAATATTCTTTTACAAGAAATAAATCAAGTTTACCCATAA
- the gldI gene encoding gliding motility-associated peptidyl-prolyl isomerase GldI → MRYRFLFIAMIIFLSCSKMEPRRPIHQKPSTTLYFEAMEENKRLNQIEDEKILKVIEKDSLNLYLQSSSGFWYTYIKKIEQDLPTPKKGDEVVLMYNITDLKDAIIYSKEELGVKNYIVDKEDFISGLQKGIKLMKIGETITFVIPSYSAFGITGDGDKIGINQSIKSTVTLINIK, encoded by the coding sequence ATGAGGTATAGATTTTTGTTTATTGCAATGATTATTTTTCTTTCTTGTTCTAAAATGGAGCCAAGAAGACCCATTCATCAAAAACCATCGACAACCCTTTATTTTGAAGCCATGGAGGAAAATAAAAGGTTAAACCAAATAGAAGATGAAAAGATTCTAAAGGTCATAGAAAAAGATTCTTTAAATTTGTATTTGCAATCTTCTAGTGGGTTTTGGTACACTTATATCAAAAAAATAGAGCAAGATTTACCGACTCCCAAAAAAGGAGATGAAGTAGTTTTAATGTACAATATCACTGATTTAAAAGATGCGATCATTTACAGCAAAGAAGAATTGGGTGTTAAGAACTATATTGTAGATAAAGAGGATTTTATTTCTGGTTTACAAAAAGGAATAAAGTTGATGAAAATAGGAGAAACAATTACCTTTGTAATTCCGTCTTATAGTGCTTTTGGTATTACCGGAGATGGAGATAAAATTGGAATTAACCAATCTATAAAAAGTACAGTAACATTAATTAATATTAAATAA
- a CDS encoding FKBP-type peptidyl-prolyl cis-trans isomerase, with amino-acid sequence MRVLKGFVIMAVLTTLISCGNQKADVSSLETEIDSASYALGLDMAIKVKANFETADTDLFLQGYRNGMDSTNLLIEQKDLNNFLRVFFQKQQAEKMKAAQEKAAADALVKFADVKKESEDFLAINKTEEGVITTESGLQYKVLKEGKGEKPVATSRIKINYHGTLIDGTVFDSTIEKNKPYESNANQFIKGFSEGLLLMKEGAKYKFFIPQELAYGATPRPGKIKPFAAIIFEVELLEIIK; translated from the coding sequence ATGAGAGTATTAAAAGGTTTTGTAATAATGGCAGTCTTAACTACGTTGATTTCTTGTGGAAATCAGAAAGCAGATGTTAGTTCTTTAGAAACTGAAATAGATTCCGCTAGTTATGCTTTAGGTCTAGATATGGCTATTAAAGTAAAAGCTAATTTTGAAACAGCAGATACAGATTTGTTTTTACAAGGATATCGTAATGGAATGGATTCTACAAACTTGTTAATTGAACAAAAAGATTTAAATAATTTCTTAAGAGTCTTTTTTCAAAAGCAACAAGCAGAAAAAATGAAAGCGGCTCAAGAAAAAGCTGCAGCAGATGCTTTAGTAAAATTTGCAGATGTTAAAAAGGAGAGTGAAGACTTCTTGGCAATTAACAAAACGGAAGAAGGTGTCATAACTACGGAAAGTGGTTTACAATATAAAGTTTTAAAAGAAGGTAAAGGAGAAAAGCCCGTAGCAACCTCTAGAATAAAAATTAATTATCACGGAACTTTAATAGATGGAACCGTTTTTGATAGTACTATAGAAAAAAACAAACCATATGAATCTAACGCAAATCAATTTATAAAAGGTTTTTCAGAAGGTTTATTATTAATGAAAGAAGGTGCTAAATATAAATTCTTTATTCCGCAAGAATTAGCATATGGTGCAACTCCAAGACCAGGTAAAATTAAACCTTTTGCAGCTATTATTTTTGAAGTAGAGTTGTTAGAAATTATAAAGTAA
- a CDS encoding phosphatase PAP2 family protein yields the protein MFDSIIQKDKELLIFLNNLGSEQWDSFWLAITNQFYWAPLFLLILVLLLKTFGWKRGGVMILSLIVLVTFSDQFTVLIKDNSYRLRPNNDPAIKHLLRTFIKPQSFSFMSGHATTSTFFSIFTIFLFREKYKYIYLILLFPLFFGYSRLYLGVHFPIDVFTGFLTGFLLANIYYFLFKKVDKKLFV from the coding sequence TTGTTCGATTCAATTATACAGAAAGATAAAGAATTATTAATTTTCTTAAATAATTTAGGAAGTGAACAATGGGATTCATTTTGGTTGGCAATTACCAATCAATTTTATTGGGCTCCATTGTTCCTTCTTATTTTAGTGTTACTCCTAAAAACTTTTGGCTGGAAAAGAGGTGGAGTTATGATTCTATCTTTAATTGTACTAGTTACTTTTTCTGATCAATTTACCGTCCTAATTAAGGATAATTCCTATCGATTACGCCCTAATAATGATCCAGCGATAAAGCATTTGCTGCGAACTTTTATAAAACCACAAAGTTTTAGTTTTATGTCTGGCCACGCAACAACATCTACCTTTTTCTCTATATTTACAATCTTTTTGTTCAGAGAAAAATATAAATACATTTATTTAATTTTATTGTTTCCATTATTTTTTGGGTATAGCAGATTGTATTTAGGTGTCCACTTTCCAATAGATGTTTTTACAGGATTTTTAACAGGGTTTTTACTCGCAAATATCTATTATTTCCTTTTTAAGAAGGTAGATAAAAAACTATTTGTCTAG